Proteins encoded in a region of the Clostridium beijerinckii genome:
- the glgB gene encoding 1,4-alpha-glucan branching protein GlgB, protein MQNDPKSSKIKDKDEIGPRDMNGLTEEDGKVSIEDNSSVEKRISKTKGRAKKKISSKETTELNPINNLDVKVNDITTNDKEIGIKSKGILKKSKAIDKKNALENKNEEKIILKEENNKESELEGGDNINKSKSTKTNELAVQPKTKKTTNKSSKGKSAVSSTKAGTTKKSASKELMEEFQAEGEKIEKSKTEHSKINVKKRTESIDKSEITNLNTYLFHQGKNYESYNILGSHIKTEKRKKGVQFVTWAPNAKDVYVVGDFNNFEVKEEYKLERITENGLWRGFFYTAKAGNRYKYCIVGSDGEMGEYKADPYAIQSELRPDNASIVYKPKAFKWNDKKWIDQRNKINVLEQPLNIYEVHLGSWKTNKDGGFLKYEEIAEDLPKYVKDMGYTHVEIMPLIEHPLDASWGYQGTGYYSPTSRYGDYEGLKILINKLHEANIGVIMDWVPGHFCKDAHGLYKFDGTPTYEYQEEWRAENKGWGTCNFDLGRDEVKSYLISNALYWYREFHIDGLRVDAVSSILYLDYSRSHGEWVPNKYGGNGNLEAIDFLKELNKAVFAEYPTALMIAEESTSWPNVTKPTIYDGLGFNLKWNMGWMNDTLEYVEIDPKYRKHNHKNITFAMMYNYAENYLLPLSHDEVVHGKKSLVNKMWGDEWNKFAGLRAFMCYMMGHPGKKLSFMGCEFAQKIEWREYEELKWNLIDELEIHKKTQLFFKDLNNLYLNNKAFWELDHDYRGFNWIEADNNEQSILIFARRSRNDKDTLIFIINFTSIVYYDYQIGVPFLGSYEEVFNSDDSKYGGSGQIMGEMLVSEKTQFHNQPYSLKVKVPPMATLILKVNEINVDKEIKEKDE, encoded by the coding sequence ATGCAAAATGATCCTAAAAGCAGTAAGATTAAAGATAAAGATGAAATAGGTCCTAGAGATATGAATGGTTTGACAGAAGAAGACGGAAAAGTATCTATCGAAGATAATTCATCTGTTGAGAAAAGAATAAGTAAGACAAAGGGAAGAGCAAAAAAGAAAATTTCCTCAAAGGAAACAACTGAATTAAATCCAATTAATAATCTAGATGTTAAGGTAAATGACATTACTACAAATGATAAAGAAATTGGTATTAAATCTAAAGGGATTTTAAAGAAATCTAAGGCAATTGATAAGAAGAATGCGTTGGAGAATAAAAACGAAGAAAAAATTATTTTAAAAGAAGAGAATAATAAAGAATCTGAATTGGAGGGTGGAGATAATATTAATAAATCTAAATCCACCAAAACGAATGAATTAGCTGTACAACCAAAGACAAAAAAAACAACTAATAAATCTTCAAAAGGGAAATCTGCAGTAAGTTCAACAAAAGCAGGTACAACAAAGAAATCAGCTTCAAAAGAATTAATGGAAGAATTTCAAGCAGAAGGGGAGAAGATTGAAAAGTCGAAAACAGAACATAGTAAAATTAATGTTAAAAAGAGAACAGAAAGTATTGATAAATCTGAAATAACTAATCTTAACACATATTTGTTTCATCAAGGTAAAAACTATGAATCTTATAATATTTTAGGTTCACATATTAAAACTGAGAAAAGAAAGAAAGGTGTGCAATTTGTAACGTGGGCACCTAATGCAAAAGATGTATATGTTGTTGGGGATTTTAATAATTTCGAAGTAAAAGAGGAATACAAGCTTGAAAGAATAACTGAAAATGGATTATGGAGAGGCTTTTTTTATACTGCTAAGGCTGGAAATAGATATAAGTATTGTATAGTGGGAAGCGATGGAGAGATGGGAGAATACAAAGCCGATCCGTATGCAATACAAAGTGAATTGAGACCAGATAATGCATCAATAGTATATAAGCCTAAAGCTTTCAAATGGAATGATAAAAAATGGATTGATCAAAGAAATAAAATAAATGTACTTGAGCAACCATTAAATATATATGAGGTACATTTGGGCTCATGGAAGACAAATAAAGATGGCGGATTCTTAAAATACGAAGAAATCGCAGAAGATTTACCTAAATATGTGAAAGATATGGGATATACACACGTAGAGATTATGCCACTTATCGAACATCCATTGGATGCTTCTTGGGGATATCAGGGAACAGGATATTATTCACCAACAAGTAGGTATGGGGATTATGAAGGCCTTAAAATTTTAATAAATAAGTTACATGAGGCTAATATAGGAGTAATAATGGATTGGGTTCCAGGTCATTTTTGCAAGGATGCTCACGGACTATATAAGTTTGATGGAACACCAACATATGAATATCAAGAAGAATGGAGAGCGGAAAATAAAGGTTGGGGAACTTGTAATTTTGATCTAGGTAGAGATGAAGTTAAAAGTTATTTAATATCGAATGCATTATACTGGTATAGAGAGTTCCATATTGATGGATTAAGGGTTGATGCCGTATCAAGCATACTGTACTTGGATTATAGCAGATCGCACGGGGAATGGGTACCAAACAAATATGGAGGAAATGGGAATTTAGAAGCAATAGATTTTCTAAAGGAGTTAAATAAGGCAGTATTTGCAGAATATCCGACTGCACTTATGATTGCAGAGGAATCAACATCTTGGCCTAATGTTACAAAACCTACAATTTATGATGGTTTGGGATTCAACTTAAAATGGAATATGGGTTGGATGAATGATACATTAGAGTATGTCGAAATAGATCCTAAATATAGAAAACATAATCATAAAAATATAACATTTGCGATGATGTATAATTATGCTGAAAATTATTTATTACCACTTTCACACGATGAAGTTGTTCATGGTAAGAAATCATTGGTAAACAAAATGTGGGGAGATGAATGGAATAAGTTTGCAGGTCTCCGAGCGTTTATGTGTTATATGATGGGACATCCGGGCAAAAAATTATCGTTTATGGGGTGCGAATTTGCTCAGAAAATTGAGTGGAGAGAATATGAGGAATTAAAATGGAACCTAATCGATGAGCTAGAAATCCATAAGAAAACTCAATTATTTTTTAAGGATTTAAACAATTTATACCTTAATAATAAAGCTTTTTGGGAGCTCGATCATGACTATAGAGGCTTTAATTGGATAGAAGCCGATAATAATGAACAAAGCATATTAATTTTTGCTAGAAGAAGTAGAAATGATAAAGATACACTGATTTTTATAATTAATTTTACTTCTATTGTGTATTATGATTATCAAATTGGAGTACCATTTTTGGGGAGCTATGAAGAAGTATTTAATTCTGATGATAGTAAATATGGTGGTTCAGGTCAGATTATGGGTGAAATGCTTGTATCTGAAAAGACTCAATTCCACAATCAACCATATTCTTTGAAAGTAAAAGTGCCTCCAATGGCAACATTAATATTAAAAGTGAATGAAATTAATGTAGATAAAGAAATTAAAGAAAAAGATGAATAA
- the glgA gene encoding glycogen synthase GlgA, with amino-acid sequence MRVLFVASEASPFIKTGGLGDVAGALPKALAQKNADVRVVIPKYKEISWEVRDKLRFVKWFNVKVGWREQFCGVWECFYNGVTYYVLDNEAYFKRDEIYGFYDDAERFAFFDRAVLDMLRQIDWQPDLIHCNDWQTGMLPVLLKFEYKRNDMFYWKMKCVYSIHNIAFQGVFDPQILPELFGFDMELYNNTCLKFDDGVSYMKGGLYYSDIITTVSNTYAYEIQTPEYGQRLDGVLRDRSYALRGITNGIDYDEFNPNTDRFIKKNYSINSIEDKVINKTELQKELGLTVDKNIPMLAMVTRLTSQKGMDLLVNISDKLLQENVQLVILGTGDKHYEEHFKWLDSRYGNKVSANIKFDNGLANKIYAACDMFLMPSLFEPCGLGQLIALRYGSIPIVRETGGLKDTIIAYNEYTGEGNGFSFRNYNSDELYNIIKYALWIYKDKGKWENLIENAMNSDNSWNRSAQIYLDLYRELTGQD; translated from the coding sequence ATGAGAGTTTTATTTGTAGCATCTGAAGCTAGTCCGTTCATTAAAACAGGGGGGCTCGGAGATGTTGCTGGGGCATTACCAAAAGCACTTGCACAAAAAAATGCAGATGTAAGAGTTGTTATACCAAAGTATAAAGAAATTAGTTGGGAAGTAAGAGACAAGCTAAGGTTTGTTAAATGGTTTAATGTTAAAGTTGGATGGAGAGAACAATTTTGTGGCGTATGGGAATGCTTTTACAATGGAGTAACATATTATGTTTTAGATAATGAAGCATATTTTAAGAGAGATGAAATCTATGGATTCTATGATGATGCAGAGAGATTTGCATTCTTTGATAGAGCCGTATTAGATATGTTGAGGCAAATAGATTGGCAGCCAGATCTTATACATTGCAATGACTGGCAAACTGGGATGTTACCTGTGCTATTGAAATTTGAATATAAAAGAAATGATATGTTCTATTGGAAGATGAAATGCGTATATTCAATTCATAATATAGCATTTCAAGGAGTATTTGATCCTCAAATATTACCGGAGTTATTTGGATTTGATATGGAGCTTTATAATAACACATGCTTAAAATTTGACGATGGTGTAAGTTATATGAAGGGTGGATTATATTATTCAGATATTATTACAACTGTTAGTAATACTTATGCATACGAAATACAAACACCTGAGTATGGTCAAAGATTGGATGGAGTATTAAGAGATAGATCCTATGCATTAAGAGGAATAACAAATGGTATAGATTATGATGAATTTAATCCTAATACAGATAGATTTATTAAAAAGAACTATAGTATAAACTCTATTGAAGATAAAGTGATAAATAAAACTGAGTTACAAAAAGAGTTAGGGCTAACTGTTGATAAAAATATACCAATGCTAGCTATGGTAACTAGATTGACAAGTCAAAAGGGAATGGATCTACTAGTAAATATTTCGGATAAACTGCTACAAGAAAATGTTCAACTAGTTATTTTAGGAACTGGAGATAAGCATTATGAGGAACATTTCAAATGGCTAGATTCTAGGTATGGAAATAAGGTATCTGCAAATATTAAATTTGATAATGGGTTAGCAAATAAGATTTATGCAGCATGCGATATGTTTTTAATGCCTTCACTTTTTGAGCCATGTGGATTAGGACAATTAATAGCACTTAGATATGGTTCTATTCCTATAGTTAGGGAAACTGGGGGACTTAAGGATACAATAATTGCATATAATGAATATACTGGAGAAGGTAATGGGTTTAGTTTTAGAAATTACAATTCAGATGAGTTATACAATATAATAAAATACGCGTTATGGATATATAAGGATAAGGGTAAGTGGGAAAATCTAATCGAAAATGCAATGAATTCTGATAATAGCTGGAATAGATCAGCTCAAATATACTTAGATTTATATAGAGAATTAACAGGACAAGATTAA
- a CDS encoding PTS mannose/fructose/sorbose transporter subunit IIC, translated as MSTLQLILLVIVAAITGMASVLDEAQFHRPIIACTLVGLVLGDIKTGIILGGTLEMLALGWMNVGAAMAPDAALASVISAILVIIGKQSIGAGIAVAVPIAAAGQVLTIFVRTITVFFQHLADKYAEKGNTRGIEMCHILGLSLQAIRVAIPAAIVGVLAGTDAVNAALAAIPQVITRGLQVSGGFIVVVGYAMVMNMMNSKSLLPFFFIGFLLAAFTNFNLIGFGAVGVIAAIFHIKSIANEGKVAVAGTGSIDDIDDSDLM; from the coding sequence GTACTTGATGAGGCACAATTTCATAGACCAATAATTGCATGTACATTGGTTGGACTTGTACTAGGGGATATTAAAACAGGAATTATACTAGGTGGAACACTTGAAATGTTAGCATTAGGATGGATGAATGTTGGTGCGGCTATGGCGCCAGATGCGGCTCTTGCAAGTGTAATTTCAGCAATACTTGTTATAATTGGTAAACAATCAATTGGAGCAGGTATAGCAGTTGCGGTTCCAATAGCAGCAGCAGGACAAGTTCTTACTATTTTCGTAAGAACAATAACGGTATTTTTCCAACACTTAGCTGATAAATATGCTGAAAAGGGTAACACAAGAGGAATAGAAATGTGCCATATACTAGGTTTATCACTTCAAGCAATACGTGTGGCTATTCCAGCAGCTATAGTAGGAGTACTTGCAGGAACAGATGCAGTAAATGCGGCACTTGCAGCTATACCACAAGTTATTACAAGAGGACTTCAAGTTTCAGGTGGATTTATAGTAGTTGTTGGGTACGCAATGGTAATGAATATGATGAATAGTAAATCATTACTACCATTCTTCTTTATCGGATTCCTACTAGCGGCATTTACAAATTTCAATTTGATTGGTTTTGGTGCTGTAGGTGTTATTGCAGCAATATTCCATATCAAATCAATAGCTAACGAAGGTAAAGTAGCAGTAGCTGGAACAGGAAGTATTGATGACATTGATGATTCAGACTTAATGTAA
- a CDS encoding GNAT family N-acetyltransferase, with translation MESNMKVKIQGNRSNKTEYLIRDIDDIIIGRFSTDELTGRSKTCNVNLKFYREYNYELLSDTLSLILKGIFKDSNIFKVNIKVLEKIDLTAFLDLGFTLEGIFNENEYFQGEYIDELSFGITRIEYDQMCRYSLVELKGENIILRNLTPSNAKEMLDYYKRNKNYLAPFEPSRDSDFYTVETQRKLLNKSYKEFLNGTSVDLGIFKEEKLIGKIKLSRIIYGSLKNGILGYSIDENEQGNGYMQESVKLLLNYAFKECGLHRIEASALINNKKSKNVLTKCGFRLIGVNEKYLLINGKWEDHETYYILEEYLNKY, from the coding sequence ATGGAATCAAACATGAAAGTAAAGATACAAGGAAATAGATCGAATAAAACAGAATATCTAATAAGAGATATAGATGATATTATCATTGGTAGATTCAGTACTGATGAATTAACTGGCAGAAGCAAAACATGCAACGTCAATCTTAAGTTCTATAGAGAATATAATTATGAATTATTAAGTGATACACTATCGCTTATATTAAAGGGAATATTTAAAGATTCGAATATTTTTAAGGTTAACATAAAAGTTCTCGAAAAAATAGACTTAACTGCATTTTTAGATCTAGGTTTTACTCTAGAAGGAATATTTAATGAAAATGAATATTTTCAAGGTGAATATATTGATGAACTGTCATTTGGTATAACTAGAATTGAATATGACCAAATGTGCAGATATTCATTAGTGGAATTAAAAGGGGAAAATATAATTCTTAGAAATCTGACTCCTAGCAATGCTAAAGAAATGTTAGATTATTATAAAAGAAATAAAAATTACTTGGCTCCGTTCGAACCAAGTAGAGATAGTGATTTCTACACAGTTGAGACACAAAGAAAATTGTTAAATAAGAGTTATAAGGAATTTTTGAATGGAACAAGTGTAGATTTGGGTATTTTTAAAGAAGAAAAATTGATTGGGAAGATAAAACTTTCACGAATCATATATGGATCGTTGAAGAATGGTATATTAGGTTATTCAATAGATGAAAATGAGCAGGGGAATGGCTATATGCAAGAGAGTGTAAAACTGTTACTAAATTATGCGTTTAAAGAATGTGGTCTTCATAGAATAGAAGCATCAGCTTTGATAAATAACAAAAAATCCAAAAATGTACTAACTAAATGTGGATTCAGATTAATTGGAGTAAATGAAAAATATCTATTAATTAATGGAAAGTGGGAGGATCATGAGACCTATTATATATTAGAAGAATACTTAAATAAGTATTAA
- a CDS encoding PTS system mannose/fructose/sorbose family transporter subunit IID, whose product MSEKKLNKSDIVKMFIRSNFLLGSFNFERMQAIGFCVTLIPALKKLYKGDELSAALKRHLEFFNTQPFMATPIMGITAAMEEQKANGADIDEGSISGVKIGLMGPLAGVGDPIFWGTLRPVLAALGAGLALTGSIIGPLIFFIGFNAIRLATNWYGMFYGYEKGTQLVADMGGNKLRYLTEGASVLGLLVIGGLVSKWTTVNIPFVLSKYTQADGKEVVTTIQSVLDSLMPGLVPLLLTFLCMYLLKKNVNPLIIILGLFAVGILGVACGILQ is encoded by the coding sequence ATGAGTGAAAAGAAATTAAATAAAAGTGATATAGTAAAAATGTTTATCCGTTCAAATTTTTTATTGGGATCATTTAATTTTGAAAGAATGCAAGCAATAGGTTTTTGTGTTACATTAATTCCAGCTTTGAAGAAATTATATAAAGGTGACGAATTAAGTGCAGCACTTAAAAGACATTTAGAATTCTTTAATACACAACCATTTATGGCAACGCCAATTATGGGAATAACAGCAGCCATGGAAGAACAAAAGGCAAATGGGGCAGATATAGATGAGGGATCAATAAGTGGTGTTAAGATTGGTCTTATGGGACCACTTGCCGGAGTTGGAGACCCAATATTCTGGGGAACACTAAGACCTGTTCTTGCAGCATTAGGGGCAGGACTTGCACTTACAGGAAGTATAATTGGACCATTAATTTTCTTCATAGGATTCAATGCAATAAGACTTGCAACAAACTGGTATGGAATGTTCTATGGATATGAAAAAGGAACCCAATTAGTTGCTGATATGGGAGGAAATAAACTTAGATATCTTACAGAAGGTGCTTCAGTACTTGGATTACTTGTTATAGGTGGTCTTGTTTCAAAATGGACAACTGTTAATATACCTTTTGTTCTCTCTAAATATACACAAGCTGATGGAAAAGAAGTAGTTACAACTATTCAAAGTGTACTAGACAGCTTAATGCCAGGATTAGTTCCACTTTTACTAACATTTTTATGTATGTATCTATTAAAGAAGAACGTGAATCCATTAATAATAATCCTTGGATTATTTGCAGTAGGTATTTTGGGCGTAGCTTGTGGAATATTACAGTAG
- a CDS encoding DDE-type integrase/transposase/recombinase: MINKFLLETVIYLIEIIKYLMTLLVGKNLLKSISDEPVKKEYRKLQVDDQPIFDVPEKLNYKLLIAEYEFKHGKEFAPVKPRKNKALAPKDVICPKCGAPHTYLYDNNGGRGQYLCKVCDTTFNPKNYYQKSIVLRCPHCSKTLERIKARKDFYVYKCKNDNCSFYQNNLKSMTKSEKQDFKKNPGKFKVRYIFRDFTFDFKPLSKESPVKSKVSLPNIMISSYTLGLILTYYVNYGLSSRKTAALLKDIHDIKISHQAILNYVNAVSIVVKPFIDNYDYKLSDSFCGDETYIKVNGKWNYIFFFFDAVKKIILSYRVSPHRDTETAVKAIDDVLSKLKEIPEDLNLITDGNPIYLLAQHFFASHSIKFDVTQVIGLTNKDEVSKEYRPLKQIIERLNRTFKGNYRATTGFGSPNGSVAFVTMFVAYFNFLRPHSALEGKTPVILEELESMSNMPTRWCKFIELSQDFVLNNCTITA; this comes from the coding sequence ATGATTAATAAGTTTCTTCTTGAAACTGTAATTTATCTTATTGAAATTATAAAGTATCTCATGACTTTGCTGGTTGGCAAAAACTTGCTTAAAAGCATTTCGGACGAACCTGTTAAGAAAGAATACCGAAAGCTTCAAGTAGATGATCAACCAATCTTTGATGTTCCCGAAAAACTTAACTATAAGCTTCTAATAGCTGAATATGAGTTTAAGCACGGCAAAGAATTTGCTCCTGTGAAACCTCGCAAAAACAAAGCGTTAGCTCCTAAGGATGTTATCTGTCCTAAGTGTGGTGCTCCACATACCTATCTTTACGATAATAACGGAGGCCGAGGACAATATCTTTGCAAAGTCTGTGATACCACATTCAATCCTAAAAATTACTATCAGAAATCCATAGTGTTAAGATGTCCTCACTGCAGTAAAACACTTGAAAGAATCAAGGCGCGTAAGGATTTCTACGTTTATAAGTGTAAGAATGATAATTGCTCTTTTTACCAAAATAATCTTAAATCAATGACAAAATCTGAAAAACAAGATTTTAAGAAGAATCCTGGTAAGTTCAAAGTTAGATACATATTTAGAGATTTCACTTTTGACTTTAAGCCACTTTCTAAAGAAAGTCCGGTAAAATCAAAGGTTTCTCTTCCAAACATTATGATTTCTTCTTACACCTTAGGACTCATTCTAACTTACTACGTTAACTACGGTTTATCTTCCAGAAAGACAGCTGCATTGCTTAAAGATATTCATGATATTAAAATATCTCATCAAGCAATTTTAAACTATGTTAATGCCGTTTCAATTGTAGTTAAGCCATTTATAGATAACTACGATTATAAACTTTCTGACTCTTTCTGCGGCGATGAAACCTACATAAAAGTTAACGGTAAGTGGAACTATATTTTCTTCTTTTTTGATGCTGTTAAAAAGATTATTCTATCTTACAGAGTATCACCACATAGAGATACCGAAACGGCTGTAAAAGCCATCGATGATGTTCTAAGTAAGTTAAAAGAAATACCTGAAGATCTTAATCTTATAACTGATGGTAACCCTATATATCTTCTTGCACAGCACTTCTTTGCAAGCCATAGTATAAAATTCGATGTTACTCAAGTTATAGGCTTAACCAATAAAGATGAAGTTTCAAAAGAATATAGGCCATTGAAGCAAATTATTGAACGTCTTAACCGAACCTTTAAAGGCAATTATAGAGCTACTACTGGCTTCGGAAGTCCTAACGGGTCGGTTGCATTTGTAACTATGTTTGTGGCATACTTTAACTTTCTAAGACCACATTCTGCCCTTGAAGGCAAAACTCCTGTAATCCTTGAAGAGTTAGAGTCAATGTCCAACATGCCTACTAGATGGTGCAAATTTATTGAACTATCTCAAGACTTTGTTCTAAATAACTGTACAATAACTGCCTAA